In Coregonus clupeaformis isolate EN_2021a unplaced genomic scaffold, ASM2061545v1 scaf0255, whole genome shotgun sequence, the following proteins share a genomic window:
- the LOC121585484 gene encoding apolipoprotein A-IV-like, translating to MKVFMVLAIAVLSGCHANLFYADEPKPQLEQLTDAFWDYVAKATKTADDTVQMIRKSQLGQDVNDRITESADVASQYAVSLQEQLPPAAKDLMTKITQEAEVLRERLEQDLGSIKGNLEPYAEEIKTQVQQRVEQLKQDLAPYAESLDSEALRATLLQKSEELKGSLEQSVKELQSKLGPYTDELKQKVDLRLQDFQKSMAPLAENLQSQLTTRAQMVHQSLAPYAEDLKDKLDPYAQDLKAQLTALYQAFTNTN from the exons ATGAAGGTGTTCATGGTGCTTGCAATTGCTGTACTCTCTG GTTGCCATGCTAACCTATTCTACGCTGATGAGCCCAAGCCACAGCTGGAGCAGCTGACAGATGCCTTCTGGGACTATGTCGCCAAGGCAACAAAAACTGCCGACGACACCGTCCAGATGATCAGGAAGTCTCAGCTGGGACAGGATGTCAA tGACCGAATCACAGAGAGCGCTGATGTGGCCAGCCAATACGCTGTCTCCCTTCAGGAGCAGCTTCCTCCTGCAGCCAAGGACCTGATGACCAAGATTACCCAGGAAGCCGAGGTGCTGAGAGAGCGTCTGGAGCAGGACCTGGGCAGCATCAAGGGAAACCTGGAACCCTACGCAGAGGAGATCAAGACACAAGTCCAGCAGAGAGTGGAGCAGCTGAAACAGGATCTGGCCCCCTATGCAGAGTCCCTGGACTCCGAGGCCCTGAGGGCCACCCTGCTCCAGAAGAGTGAGGAGCTGAAGGGGAGTCTGGAGCAGAGTGTGAAGGAGCTGCAGTCCAAGCTGGGTCCCTACACTGATGAGCTGAAGCAGAAAGTGGACCTGCGCCTGCAGGACTTCCAGAAGAGTATGGCCCCCCTGGCTGAGAATCTCCAGAGCCAGCTGACCACCAGAGCTCAGATGGTACACCAGAGTCTAGCCCCCTACGCTGAGGACCTGAAGGACAAGCTGGACCCCTACGCCCAGGACCTGAAGGCCCAGCTCACCGCACTCTACCAGGCCTTCACCAACACCAACTAA